In Vanrija pseudolonga chromosome 4, complete sequence, a single window of DNA contains:
- the mrpl51 gene encoding 54S ribosomal protein L51, mitochondrial, translating to MVRLGAINNLTRSVPVPGYNHFLTPLRKIVFDYDAESPAQAGLRDYLARPLLSMAKANPDIEVVVRKLKRGKAGVIRGHYTNGRDKVICVNNLKDHEVAKKVDLVLNSSGAKIKNLKNSTLEAGPGGEAARGIWSALHDASKQGGGYRI from the exons atggtccgcctcggcgccatcaacAACCTGACCCGCTCGGTCCCCGTGCCGGGCTACAACCACTTCCTGACGCCGCTGCGCAAGATCGTGTTCGACTATGACGCCGAGTCGCCTGCGCAGGCTGGTCTGCG CGActacctcgcccgccccctCCTCTCCATGGCCAAGGCCAACCCCGACatcgaggtcgtcgtgcgcAAGTTGAAACGCGGCAAGGCGGGCGTCATCCGCGGGCACTACACCAACGGCCGGGACAAGGTCATCTGCGTCAACAACCTCAAGGACCACGAGGTGGCCAAGAAGGTCGACCTGGTGCTCAACTCGTCGGGCGCGAAGATCAAGAACCTCAAGAACAGCACCCTTGAGGCTGGTCctggcggcgaggcagcgcGTGGTATCTGGTCGGCTCTGCATGATGCGTCCAAGCAGGGCGGCGGATACAGGATATAA
- the VPS41 gene encoding Vacuolar protein sorting-associated protein 41, producing MAPRRGKRRPAARAAPAVAEPEPEPQAGPSRSPSARSLSSETSSLRKGKAKATDAGVNGSAVAHVSVEDSAPDPVAPPDQADDDDDSEEDEEEEEEEDVDGDDAESEGDEDEDDDDDEDEEEEEDDPPATLHDQIAAAGQVAEDEEDDDDDEEEEVDDEEVEDEDEAEEDDEEDDDDDDEDEEPVLKYSRLEGRIPELLGRDSATAIDVSPRVIAIGTQMGMVHVLSYGGAKVNSFRPHAANVTALRLDEDNDFVATASMEGRVVIHSLTSTESYAFDYKRPMNAIALEPGFAKKNTRAFVCGGMLGNLVLQEKGWLGYREQVLHSGEGPIWAIEWRGNLIAWANDLGVKIYDTASGQRIGYIDRGAHAPRAELFKCTLMWKDDHTLVIGWAEYVKIVRIRSRPKPQPGVPPLTIEVSSVWEVDCMVSGLTPYQSSAYIMLAYIPPDTYDNEATQDRAEQRRKAANRPEVRIIRHGDEIAADELAVPAFERYSCNDYTLIQSQRQDDVGVSLVLTPQDIIVVRPRDEADHIDWLVERERFQEALTAAEALRDKHGGASDVQAIGRKYMEHLVEAGNYEQAATLAPKVLGEDVGNWEKWIYSFVQQHKLPAIIPYIPVSNPQLSKAVYEMVLGHLLVNDKGTLLETVKVWPIDIYDSAAIIGAVQSELEATKDDPVLLEVMAEIHLRRSQPARALPYYLRLRKPHVFDLIREHNLFDAVQEQALLLVEFDRARIKADPKAPVEGKHGAAIQLLVDHTLSIPVDRVVQQLEPKPQFLYMYLDALFAKDPQACQQYSDRMVELYATYDHDRLMPFLRASNFYDLERALRICEAHDFVHETVFLLGRMGDNLKALNLIIERLGDVRLAITFAEEQRDDDLWEALITHSETRPDFIRALLEHGGAEIKPVRLIERIKEGLEIPGLKPALVKVLQASNLQVSLLEGCQRILNGDCNALAVRLQAGQTKGSHEIETATCEICGKLAFPPTTSAEAPLALIYLCRHLVHASCAVLNDDIELPERPENSAVTHLLLADKPMGGGTRVAQQRALGAKLSYEAMVRVRVGPCPVCKHRREGGGSGRFSSSVVVTTTTSTTLVMA from the exons ATGGCGCCGAGAAGAGGAAAGCGTCGACCTGCCGCCAGAGCGGCTCCGGCCGTCGCTGAGCCCGAACCAGAACCGCAAGCCGGCCCATCTCGGTCCCCATCGGCAAGATCGCTCAGCTCCGagacctcgtcgctgcggAAGGGCAAGGCTAAGGCTACCGATGCCGGGGTGAATGGCTCTGCTGTCGCTCATGTCAGCGTGGAGGATTCCGCCCCTGACCCTGTCGCTCCTCCGGATCAGgccgacgatgatgacgacagcgaggaagatgaagaggaggaggaggaggaggatgtcgaTGGGGACGATGCGGAGAGCGAAGgagatgaggacgaggatgacgacgacgatgaggacgaagaggaagaagaagatgaTCCACCTGCTACATTACATGACCAGATAGCGGCAGCTGGTCAGGTGGCTgaagatgaggaggacgacgacgacgacgaagaagaagaagtcgacgacgaagaagtagaagacgaagacgaggctgaggaagacgacgaagaagatgacgacgatgatgatgaggatgaggagcc TGTCCTCAAATACTCTCGGCTAGAGGGAAGGATACCGGAGCTGCTAGGCCGCGACAGCGCCACAGCAATAGACGTCTCGCCCAGAGTGATCGCCATTGGAACACAAATGGGCATGGTTCACGTCCTGTCGTACGGTGGAGCCAAGGTTAACTCGTTCCGACCTCACGCCGCCAACGTCACTGCTCTCCGACTCGATGAGGACAACGACTTCGTGGCAACGGCCAGCAtggagg GCCGGGTTGTCATCCACTCCCTCACCAGCACCGAGTCGTACGCCTTCGACTACAAGCGCCCCATGAACGCCATTGCGCTAGAACCCGGGTTCGCGAAGAAGAACACGCGAGCCTTTGTCTGCGGCGGCATGCTCGgcaacctcgtcctccagGAGAAGGGGTGGTTAGGGTACCGCGAGCAGGTGCTGCATTCTGGCGAGGGGCCGATCTGGGCGATCGAGTGGCGCGGTAACCTCATCGCATGGGCcaacgacctcggcgtcaagaTCTATGACACGGCATCGGGACAGAGGATAGGCTATATCGATCGCGGGGCACACGcaccccgcgccgagctgttcAAGTGCACCCTCATGTGGAAGGACGACCACACGCTCGTCATCGGATGGGCTGAGTACGTCAAGATCGTGCGGATCCGCAGCCGGCCAAAGCCGCAGCCCGGCGTtccgccactcaccatcgAGGTCTCGTCAGTGTGGGAGGTGGATTGCATGGTATCCGGCTTGACCCCGTACCAGTCGTCGGCATACATCATGCTCGCCTACATCCCCCCAGATACCTACGACAACGAGGCGACGCAGGATCGGGCTGAGCAACGGCGCAAGGCGGCCAACCGGCCCGAGGTTCGCATCATCCGCCATGGCGACGAGATTGCCGCAGACGAGCTCGCGGTCCCCGCGTTCGAGCGGTACAGCTGCAACGACTACACATTAATCCAGTCGCAGCGGCAGGACGACGTCGGTGTCTCGCTTGTGCTCACACCACAAGACATTATTGTTGTgcggccgcgcgacgaggcggaccaCATCGACTggcttgtcgagcgcgagcgcttcCAGGAGGCGTTGACGGCAGCGGAAGCGCTGAGAGATAAGCACGGTGGCGCCTCTGACGTGCAGGCCATCGGGCGCAAGTACATGGAGCACCTCGTGGAAGCTG GCAACTACGAGCAGGCAGCTACCCTCGCGCCAAAGGTCCTGGGCGAGGATGTTGGCAACTGGGAAAAATGGATCTACTCGTTtgtgcagcagcacaagCTGCCA GCCATCATCCCGTACATCCCAGTGTCCAATCCTCAGTTGTCAAAAGCGGTCTACGAGATGGTTCTTGGACACCTGCTTGTGAACGACAAGGGCACCCTACTCGAAACGGTCAAGGTCTGGCCTATCGACATCTACGACAGCGCTGCTATTATTGGTGCGGTCcagagcgagctcgaggcgacCAAGGACGACCCTGTGCTACTTGAGGTCATGGCTGAGAT CCACCTCCGACGGAGCCAGCCTGCACGAGCACTGCCCTACTACCTCCGCCTGCGCAAGCCCCATGTGTTCGACCTCATCCGCGAGCACAACCTCTTCGATGCCGTCCAGGAGCAGGCGCTCCTGCTCGTCGAGTTTGACCGGGCGAGAATAAAGGCAGATCCCAAGGCCCCTGTGGAGGGCAAGCACGGCGCTGCAATCCAACTGCTCGTGGACCACACTCTGTCCATTCCT GTCGACCGCGTGGTCCAGCAGCTCGAACCGAAGCCGCAGTTCTTGTACATGTATCTCGACGCCTTGTTCGCCAAGGACCCGCAGGCATGCCAGCAGTACAGTGATCGGATG GTTGAGCTCTACGCCACGTACGATCACGACCGCCTCATGCCGTTCCTTCGGGCCAGCAATTTCTACGACCTGGAGCGGGCGCTCCGGATATGTGAAGCACACGACTTTGTCCACGAGACCGTGTTCCTTCTTGGCCGGATGGGCGACAACCTGAAGGCGTTGAATCTGATCATTGAACGCCTAGGGGACGTCCGCTTGGCCATTACGTTTGCCGAGGAGCAGAGAGATGACGACCTATGGGAAGCGCTCATTACGCATTCAGAGACGAGACCAGACTTCATCCGCGCACTGTTGGAAcatggcggcgccgagatcaAACCGGTCCGTCTCATTGAGAGGATcaaggagggcctcgagATCCCTGGACTCAAGCCTGCGCTGGTCAAGGTTCTGCAGGCATCCAACTTGCAGGTCTCACTTCTTGAAGGGTGCCAACGGATTCTAAATGGAGACTGCAACGCCCTGGCTGTGAGGCTCCAGGCCGGGCAAACCAAAGGTAGTCACGAGATTG AAACTGCCACCTGCGAGATATGCGGCAAGCTTGCCTTCCCGCCGACAACTTCTGCGGAAGCACCCTTGGCTTTGATTTACTTGTGCCGCCACTTGGTTCATGCCTCATGTGCTGTGCTAAACGACGACATCGAGCTTCCCGAGCGGCCGGAGAACTCGGCAGTGACACACCTGCTTCTAGCCGACAAGCCTATGGGCGGCGGTACGCGAGtagcgcagcagcgggcgCTCGGAGCCAAGCTGAGCTACGAAGCCATGGTGCGTGTCCGCGTCGGTCCGTGCCCCGTGTGCAAGCACCGGCgtgagggcggcggcagtggccgtttcagcagcagcgtcgtcgtcaccaccacgacgtcgacaactCTTGTCATGGCCTAG